In the genome of Terribacillus sp. FSL K6-0262, one region contains:
- the cwlD gene encoding N-acetylmuramoyl-L-alanine amidase CwlD has product MTRRWIAGAMASALFIMLLAYYVPKIVTTEESSHSWSLPLAGKTIVIDPGHGGVDGGAEGADGTQEAGITLAVSKMLRDYLQQAGALVYLTREDDADLADEDTKGLSNRKSEDIRNRVAFIEEKEADFYISIHTNALLSTRWSGAQTFYNENREGSKALATFIQDEIKRNLENTKRVPLALNTMYLLKHAEPTGALVEIGFMSNPQELELLKDTSYQDRMAFSIYEGILRYTTEKIPEDE; this is encoded by the coding sequence ATGACAAGAAGATGGATTGCAGGAGCCATGGCATCAGCGTTGTTTATCATGCTGCTCGCGTACTATGTACCGAAAATCGTCACCACAGAAGAATCTTCCCATTCCTGGTCTTTGCCATTAGCCGGGAAGACGATCGTAATCGATCCGGGTCATGGCGGTGTGGATGGCGGGGCGGAAGGTGCAGATGGCACACAGGAGGCAGGAATTACGTTAGCCGTCTCCAAAATGCTCCGGGATTATTTGCAGCAAGCAGGGGCGCTTGTCTATCTGACCAGGGAAGACGATGCGGATTTGGCAGATGAAGATACAAAAGGACTCTCCAATCGTAAATCAGAGGATATCCGGAATCGGGTAGCCTTTATCGAAGAAAAGGAAGCAGACTTTTATATCAGCATCCATACAAATGCATTGCTTTCTACGAGATGGTCAGGAGCCCAGACGTTTTATAATGAAAACAGGGAAGGCAGTAAAGCGTTGGCTACTTTTATCCAGGATGAAATCAAGCGCAATCTGGAAAATACGAAACGAGTACCGCTGGCCTTGAATACGATGTATCTTCTGAAACATGCGGAACCTACAGGAGCGCTTGTCGAGATCGGATTCATGTCGAATCCGCAGGAGTTGGAGCTCTTGAAGGATACATCGTACCAGGATAGAATGGCCTTCAGTATTTATGAAGGCATTCTCCGTTACACGACAGAGAAGATACCGGAGGATGAATGA
- a CDS encoding NUDIX hydrolase: MDLREVVGSRPLVMAGAGVIVRNEFGELLLQLRSDTKDWGLPGGALELGESLEDTARRELFEETGLRAERFGFLRVCSGPEFYAKYPNGDEVYNVISVYEAYDISGEFTMLDGESLDLRYFPLDDLPELNHITQKMLSGLLIP; encoded by the coding sequence ATGGATCTGCGTGAAGTGGTGGGCAGCCGGCCGCTGGTCATGGCTGGCGCCGGTGTGATCGTCCGGAATGAGTTCGGCGAGCTGCTCCTGCAGCTGAGATCGGATACGAAGGATTGGGGGCTTCCGGGCGGGGCTCTGGAGCTGGGAGAGTCATTGGAGGATACAGCCAGGCGCGAGCTTTTCGAGGAGACGGGTCTTCGTGCAGAACGCTTCGGTTTCCTGCGTGTATGTTCCGGGCCCGAGTTCTATGCCAAGTACCCGAATGGGGATGAAGTATACAATGTCATTTCTGTTTATGAGGCCTACGACATTTCAGGAGAATTCACCATGCTTGATGGGGAAAGCCTTGATTTGCGGTATTTCCCTCTAGATGACCTGCCAGAACTCAATCACATCACGCAAAAAATGCTTTCAGGCTTACTCATTCCATAA
- a CDS encoding VOC family protein, translated as MNQINLICLGVKDMQASLAFYRDGLDFETSVKENSPNIVFFNNRGTKLELFPLEELQKDINADNPPQAAPGFPGFTLAYNAKTAQEVDYVIDKAARAGATIVKQPQRVDWGGYSGYFTDPDGYYWEVAFSEHWKFDEHNMLIIE; from the coding sequence TTGAACCAGATCAATTTGATTTGTTTAGGTGTCAAAGATATGCAAGCTTCACTCGCATTTTACCGTGATGGCTTGGATTTTGAGACAAGCGTAAAGGAAAACTCACCGAATATCGTCTTTTTCAACAATAGGGGAACGAAGCTTGAACTCTTCCCGCTTGAAGAATTGCAGAAGGATATCAATGCAGATAATCCGCCTCAAGCTGCTCCCGGCTTCCCCGGCTTTACACTGGCCTACAATGCAAAAACTGCACAAGAAGTGGATTATGTGATTGACAAAGCTGCCCGTGCAGGTGCCACGATCGTCAAGCAGCCGCAGCGTGTCGATTGGGGCGGCTACAGCGGTTATTTCACCGATCCCGACGGCTATTATTGGGAAGTGGCATTCAGCGAGCATTGGAAGTTCGACGAACATAATATGCTGATCATCGAGTAA
- a CDS encoding cation diffusion facilitator family transporter: MENEKYKELKMGERGVYISIGAYLVLSCLKLIIGFISGSAALRADGLNNATDIVASVAVLIGLKLARKPPDADHPYGHWKAETVASLIASFIMMTVGLQVLYTAVLNIFDGSNEAPDMLAAWTGVFGAIVMLFVYRYNMRLGSKINSQSVKAAAKDNLSDALVSVGTVVGIVGSQLGLPWLDPLAAIIVGLIICKTAWDIFTSSSHQLTDGFDETLMAAYTETIMQIQGVKGIKTMKARSYGNNAIVDTEILVNSTLDIRKAHDVATTVEKTLKREHGVYWVNVHVEPQ, from the coding sequence TTGGAAAATGAAAAATACAAGGAGTTGAAGATGGGAGAGCGCGGAGTCTATATCAGTATCGGTGCTTATCTCGTCTTGTCCTGTTTAAAATTGATTATCGGATTCATTAGTGGGTCTGCTGCTTTGCGAGCGGATGGTTTGAATAATGCTACGGATATCGTGGCTTCCGTTGCTGTGCTGATCGGACTCAAGCTGGCGCGGAAACCGCCGGATGCAGATCATCCGTATGGTCACTGGAAAGCGGAGACGGTCGCAAGTCTTATTGCTTCCTTCATCATGATGACAGTCGGTCTGCAAGTGCTGTATACAGCTGTATTGAATATATTTGATGGTTCCAATGAGGCGCCGGATATGCTCGCCGCTTGGACAGGCGTATTCGGGGCCATCGTCATGCTCTTCGTGTATCGATATAATATGCGGCTCGGATCAAAAATAAACAGTCAATCTGTTAAGGCGGCAGCAAAGGATAATTTGTCCGATGCCCTTGTGAGCGTGGGTACAGTGGTCGGCATCGTCGGCTCCCAGCTTGGTTTGCCTTGGCTGGATCCGCTGGCAGCAATCATCGTTGGCTTGATCATATGTAAGACTGCTTGGGATATTTTCACATCCTCTTCCCACCAGCTTACCGATGGATTCGATGAAACACTGATGGCTGCATATACAGAAACCATTATGCAGATTCAAGGGGTAAAAGGCATCAAGACAATGAAGGCCAGAAGCTATGGCAATAATGCCATCGTCGATACCGAGATTTTGGTCAATTCCACACTGGATATCCGAAAAGCCCATGATGTGGCAACGACAGTCGAGAAGACCCTGAAACGGGAGCACGGGGTATATTGGGTCAATGTCCACGTAGAACCGCAATAA
- a CDS encoding ATP-binding protein yields MERFVIMTVGKTHSGKTTFAKELKKDLRNAVVIDQDVHALFLRNHYQELLPQSGPNDLKYAITQTIIDYAVKKTDAHLIISNANLNRTSRTKLLDYYRNQGFTSIIVYFDLPETTLRRRIADGNRDTAMLRTVSGFGQILDRQMDEAGEPSADEADHQFVIRDENDVLNIINKILSTIKN; encoded by the coding sequence ATGGAAAGATTCGTCATTATGACAGTTGGAAAAACTCATAGCGGAAAGACAACATTTGCAAAGGAATTAAAAAAAGACTTGAGGAATGCTGTTGTTATTGATCAAGATGTCCATGCACTTTTTTTACGGAATCACTATCAGGAGCTGCTCCCGCAGTCTGGTCCAAATGATCTGAAATATGCAATCACACAAACTATAATCGATTACGCGGTAAAGAAGACAGATGCACATTTGATAATCAGCAATGCCAATCTTAATCGCACTTCTCGGACAAAACTTCTGGATTATTACCGGAATCAGGGATTTACCAGCATCATCGTTTATTTTGACTTGCCGGAAACCACGCTGAGAAGGCGGATAGCTGATGGAAATCGGGACACGGCCATGCTTCGGACTGTTTCCGGATTCGGGCAGATCCTGGACAGGCAGATGGATGAAGCAGGGGAGCCCTCGGCAGATGAGGCAGACCATCAATTTGTCATAAGGGATGAAAATGACGTTTTAAATATCATCAACAAAATTCTAAGTACAATAAAAAATTAA
- a CDS encoding HAD family hydrolase, which translates to MTKQYNQVKEFHLAFDHLHNDKPTPMSEETALKRAVWSGEELIELLYATAGGNIPEFEKLYERFLAGLEKAKSKMSAEQKPVEDILVAQADALIDEAYFNNGSFAILGVEPEPLFDIVHQANMGKLHNGVAKYRESDGKVLKPKNWERDFAPEKRLKAEIERQANT; encoded by the coding sequence ATGACGAAACAATACAACCAAGTGAAAGAATTCCATCTGGCATTCGATCATTTGCACAATGATAAACCTACTCCCATGAGCGAAGAGACAGCACTGAAACGTGCAGTATGGTCAGGGGAAGAATTGATCGAATTGCTATACGCCACTGCAGGTGGTAACATCCCTGAGTTCGAAAAGCTCTATGAACGATTCCTGGCCGGCTTGGAGAAAGCCAAATCTAAAATGAGTGCGGAGCAAAAGCCAGTGGAAGATATTCTTGTTGCCCAAGCAGATGCACTGATCGATGAGGCATATTTTAATAATGGTTCCTTCGCCATTCTAGGGGTTGAGCCAGAGCCACTGTTTGATATTGTACATCAAGCCAATATGGGCAAGCTGCACAACGGTGTTGCTAAGTATCGGGAAAGTGACGGGAAAGTACTCAAACCGAAAAACTGGGAAAGGGATTTTGCTCCTGAAAAAAGATTGAAAGCTGAAATCGAGCGTCAAGCGAATACATAA
- a CDS encoding glycerophosphodiester phosphodiesterase family protein produces MRQSITFLLAGLLLLTGCSSIQTEASGVTDHDPLIIAHRGASAVQPEHTFSAYDQALMDGADYIEIDLRRTADGELVAMHDETVDRTTDGKGLVEELTLEEIKSLDAGEGQTVPTLGEILDWYGSEVHYYIETREDEAGELVMEEELLQLLGQYAIPRDQVLLQSFSKDSIRTLHELDPQLTLVQLLKKKDVERLDEKDLQALSGTAIGVGIYAGILDEATVDLIQQHELEIHAYYRGDEREWTKEMLQYEVDGIFSDDPAYLMNELKE; encoded by the coding sequence ATGAGACAATCTATTACATTCTTATTGGCGGGTCTGCTGCTTCTGACTGGCTGTTCCTCGATTCAAACGGAAGCTTCCGGCGTTACGGATCATGATCCATTGATCATCGCACATCGCGGAGCTTCGGCCGTCCAGCCCGAGCATACATTTTCTGCTTATGATCAGGCGCTGATGGATGGAGCAGACTATATCGAGATCGATTTGCGCAGGACAGCGGATGGTGAACTGGTTGCCATGCATGATGAAACGGTCGATAGGACGACAGATGGCAAGGGCTTGGTCGAGGAGCTGACCTTGGAGGAGATAAAGTCACTCGACGCCGGGGAAGGGCAAACGGTACCTACCTTGGGAGAAATTTTGGATTGGTATGGCAGTGAAGTGCATTATTATATCGAAACGAGGGAGGATGAAGCAGGAGAGCTTGTCATGGAGGAAGAATTACTGCAATTGCTGGGGCAGTATGCTATCCCCAGGGATCAAGTCCTCCTGCAGTCGTTCAGTAAAGACAGCATTCGCACCTTGCATGAACTGGATCCGCAGCTTACGCTTGTACAGCTGCTGAAGAAGAAAGATGTCGAGCGGCTCGATGAAAAGGATCTTCAAGCATTAAGCGGAACGGCAATTGGTGTCGGCATTTATGCCGGGATCTTGGACGAAGCGACAGTAGACTTGATTCAGCAGCATGAATTGGAGATCCATGCTTATTACCGAGGTGACGAAAGAGAGTGGACAAAGGAGATGCTCCAATACGAAGTGGATGGTATCTTTTCCGATGATCCGGCATATTTGATGAATGAGTTGAAGGAATAG
- a CDS encoding VOC family protein encodes MNFASVRIITDDVDRLVEFYEKVMGVSAERPAPVFAELVTPPCTLAIGHSQTAQLFGAGCVVVANNQTVIIEFRVDDVEVEYARLKLFVDDWVKEPTTMPWGNRSVLFRDPDGNLVNLFEPVTEEAIKRFSGRR; translated from the coding sequence GTGAATTTCGCTTCTGTACGCATCATTACCGACGACGTGGATCGTCTCGTAGAGTTCTATGAGAAAGTCATGGGTGTTTCGGCAGAGCGCCCAGCGCCAGTTTTTGCCGAACTCGTTACGCCACCATGCACCCTGGCAATCGGTCACTCTCAGACGGCACAACTATTCGGTGCTGGTTGCGTAGTGGTGGCCAACAATCAGACTGTTATCATCGAATTCCGCGTTGATGATGTCGAAGTCGAATACGCGCGCTTGAAGCTGTTTGTGGATGATTGGGTAAAGGAACCGACCACGATGCCGTGGGGGAATCGTTCTGTGCTGTTCCGTGATCCCGACGGCAACCTCGTTAACCTCTTCGAGCCGGTTACCGAGGAAGCAATCAAACGGTTCAGCGGTAGGCGTTGA
- a CDS encoding YafY family protein produces the protein MNKTDRLLAIVLELQRKEVVRAEDLATLFETSVRTIYRDIQALSEAGVPIIGAPGTGYSLMEGYFVPPISFTVPEAVSLLIGTDFIEQRFDDDYRVRAQAARCKIEAVLTESVRNETSRVRKAVRLLISDKQVAPSKEKEYLEKIRQAILDERKISFHYAKRLADSEGNRHSVRTVAPYGLVLVQGSWMLVARCYLRQEIRHFRLSRMTELIDLEERFELPSNFNLGEYTLLDDRCLQVRLRFNHDIADKVKESNYHYMEDIEEHQDGLHVVLRVRQLDELLQWVLGWGADVIVLEPESFQNRIREEAKKILKRY, from the coding sequence ATGAATAAAACAGACCGTTTGTTAGCCATCGTACTGGAACTGCAACGCAAAGAAGTTGTACGGGCCGAAGATTTGGCGACCTTATTTGAAACTAGCGTGCGGACCATCTACCGCGACATTCAGGCGCTGAGTGAAGCAGGCGTACCGATCATAGGAGCACCTGGTACAGGATATTCCTTGATGGAAGGTTATTTCGTGCCGCCGATCAGTTTCACGGTACCAGAAGCCGTGAGCTTGCTGATTGGAACGGACTTTATCGAACAACGATTTGATGATGATTATCGTGTCAGGGCTCAAGCCGCTCGCTGCAAAATCGAGGCCGTTCTAACAGAGAGCGTTCGCAATGAAACGTCTCGTGTACGTAAGGCTGTGCGTTTGCTCATCTCCGATAAACAGGTCGCTCCGTCAAAAGAAAAAGAATATCTAGAAAAGATTCGTCAAGCAATATTAGACGAGCGAAAGATCAGCTTTCATTATGCAAAAAGACTTGCAGATTCCGAGGGGAATCGTCATAGTGTTCGTACTGTTGCTCCCTATGGATTGGTGCTCGTTCAAGGATCGTGGATGCTCGTGGCCCGATGTTACCTGCGCCAAGAGATTCGCCATTTCCGTTTGTCCCGCATGACGGAACTTATCGATCTGGAAGAACGATTCGAACTACCTTCGAATTTTAACTTAGGGGAGTACACCCTTCTGGATGATCGGTGCTTACAAGTTCGCCTTCGATTTAACCATGACATCGCAGATAAGGTGAAGGAATCGAACTATCATTACATGGAGGATATAGAAGAGCATCAAGATGGATTGCATGTGGTCTTACGCGTTCGTCAACTGGACGAATTGCTGCAATGGGTGCTTGGATGGGGAGCCGATGTGATTGTATTGGAGCCAGAATCATTCCAAAACCGGATTCGCGAGGAAGCCAAAAAAATATTAAAACGCTACTGA
- the rpsI gene encoding 30S ribosomal protein S9: protein MAQVQYYGTGRRKSSTARVRLVPGTGQVTVNNRSAEDYFPYETLRTIINQPLVATETAGNYDVLVNVSGGGFTGQAGAIRHGISRALLEADPEYRGTLKKAGFLTRDARMKERKKYGLKGARRAPQFSKR, encoded by the coding sequence GTGGCACAAGTACAATACTACGGCACCGGTCGCCGTAAAAGCTCTACTGCCCGCGTACGTCTAGTACCAGGCACAGGTCAAGTAACAGTAAACAACCGTAGTGCGGAAGATTACTTCCCATACGAAACACTTCGTACGATCATCAACCAACCGCTAGTTGCAACAGAAACTGCTGGCAACTACGACGTTCTTGTTAACGTAAGTGGTGGTGGATTCACAGGACAAGCAGGTGCGATCCGTCACGGTATCTCCCGTGCGCTTCTTGAAGCGGACCCAGAATACCGCGGAACACTTAAAAAAGCCGGCTTCCTGACTCGTGATGCACGTATGAAAGAACGTAAGAAATACGGTCTTAAAGGTGCACGTCGCGCGCCGCAGTTCTCAAAACGTTAA
- the rplM gene encoding 50S ribosomal protein L13, protein MRTTFMANESNIERKWLVVDAEGQTLGRLASEVAAILRGKHKPTYTPHADTGDNVIIINAEKIQLTGNKLADKIYYRHSNHPGGLKQRTADEMRTKYPEQMLELAIKGMLPKGPLARKMIKKLHVYRGAEHKHQAQQPEVYTLRG, encoded by the coding sequence ATGCGTACAACATTCATGGCGAACGAAAGCAATATCGAACGCAAATGGCTTGTTGTGGATGCAGAAGGCCAAACACTTGGTCGTCTTGCAAGTGAAGTTGCTGCTATCCTTCGCGGTAAGCACAAACCAACTTACACTCCACATGCCGACACTGGTGATAACGTAATCATCATCAACGCTGAGAAAATCCAACTTACTGGTAACAAACTAGCTGACAAGATCTACTACCGTCACTCTAACCACCCAGGTGGTTTGAAACAGCGCACAGCTGACGAAATGCGTACAAAATACCCTGAGCAAATGCTTGAGCTTGCTATCAAAGGCATGCTTCCAAAGGGACCACTTGCACGTAAAATGATCAAAAAGCTTCACGTATACCGTGGCGCTGAGCACAAACACCAAGCACAACAACCAGAAGTATACACACTTCGCGGATAA
- the truA gene encoding tRNA pseudouridine(38-40) synthase TruA, protein MKQRMKATVSYDGTHFSGFQVQEKNRTVQGELEKALMKIHKGYPIRIQASGRTDAGVHARGQVIHFDTEIRMGDYNWRKALNTLLPDDVRITDITAAEEGFHARYSVKRKQYKYFVHNAPEQDVFKRHYVHHVPYQLETGRIQQAIKAIEGTHDFSAFCSARTGVKGDKIRTIYEAVCEKQDDMLVFTFTGSGFLYNMVRILAGTLIDIGNGRKEPEDMARILASKDRHEAGKTAAASGLCLWKVDY, encoded by the coding sequence ATGAAGCAACGAATGAAGGCGACGGTCAGCTATGACGGCACGCATTTTTCCGGCTTCCAGGTCCAGGAGAAAAACCGTACGGTACAAGGTGAGCTGGAGAAGGCGCTTATGAAAATCCATAAGGGGTATCCAATCAGGATCCAGGCATCGGGCCGTACGGACGCAGGCGTGCATGCCAGGGGGCAGGTCATCCATTTTGATACGGAAATCCGGATGGGAGACTATAATTGGCGCAAGGCGCTCAATACGCTGCTGCCGGATGATGTCAGGATAACGGATATAACCGCAGCGGAGGAAGGATTCCATGCGCGCTACAGCGTGAAGCGGAAGCAGTACAAGTACTTTGTCCATAATGCACCTGAGCAGGATGTGTTCAAGCGCCATTATGTGCATCATGTACCCTATCAGCTGGAGACCGGCAGGATACAGCAGGCAATCAAAGCAATCGAAGGAACACATGATTTCAGTGCTTTTTGCTCCGCCAGGACAGGCGTCAAAGGGGATAAAATCAGGACCATCTATGAAGCAGTATGCGAAAAGCAAGACGATATGCTTGTCTTTACGTTTACGGGCAGCGGTTTTCTCTATAATATGGTGCGTATCTTGGCAGGTACACTGATCGACATCGGAAACGGGCGCAAGGAGCCCGAAGACATGGCTAGGATCCTTGCATCGAAGGATCGGCACGAGGCAGGCAAAACCGCTGCTGCGAGCGGATTGTGCCTGTGGAAAGTGGACTACTGA
- a CDS encoding energy-coupling factor transporter transmembrane protein EcfT: MNNLLIVGQYVPTNSIVHRMDPRIKMLIIFFYVIFIFFANNIISYALFTVFAVGGTLLTKVPWRFIAKGLTPVWFLIVFTFILHLFVTKEGTVLVHVFGLPIYSGALEQGAVISLRFFLLILLTSLLTLTTTPIEITDGVESLLGPLRRFKFPVHELALMMSISLRFIPTLLQETEKISNAQASRGVDFRTGPFRERVRAVIPLLVPLFVSAFKRAEELAMAMEARGYRGGEGRTKLRELRVMKRDVAALVIFIVVVAAALITRDHS, from the coding sequence ATGAATAACCTATTGATTGTCGGTCAGTATGTCCCGACCAATAGCATCGTTCACCGTATGGATCCTCGGATCAAGATGCTGATCATCTTCTTTTATGTGATTTTCATTTTCTTTGCCAATAATATCATTAGTTACGCTCTTTTCACGGTATTTGCGGTTGGAGGGACGCTTCTGACGAAGGTGCCATGGCGATTCATTGCCAAAGGGCTGACACCGGTATGGTTTTTGATTGTCTTTACGTTCATCCTGCACTTATTCGTCACGAAGGAAGGAACTGTATTAGTGCATGTATTCGGGCTGCCGATTTATAGCGGAGCGCTGGAGCAAGGAGCTGTCATTTCACTGCGCTTCTTTTTGCTTATCCTTTTGACATCCCTGCTTACGCTGACGACAACGCCGATTGAAATCACGGATGGAGTCGAATCCTTGCTTGGACCGCTGCGCCGATTCAAGTTCCCGGTGCATGAACTGGCACTGATGATGTCCATTTCCTTGCGCTTCATCCCGACTTTGCTGCAGGAAACCGAAAAGATCTCCAATGCTCAAGCCTCCAGGGGCGTGGATTTCCGTACAGGACCATTCAGGGAGCGTGTACGGGCGGTCATCCCGCTATTGGTGCCTTTGTTCGTCAGTGCATTTAAGCGGGCGGAGGAGCTTGCTATGGCAATGGAGGCCAGGGGCTATCGCGGCGGGGAAGGACGGACGAAGCTTCGGGAACTGCGCGTGATGAAACGGGATGTTGCGGCACTTGTCATCTTCATCGTGGTGGTTGCTGCAGCCTTGATAACAAGAGATCATAGTTAG
- a CDS encoding energy-coupling factor ABC transporter ATP-binding protein, protein MDITFEQVDYTYQANSPFEHKALKNLSFHLPAGSFTAIVGHTGSGKSTLLQHLNGLVRPTSGSVRIGEHTLEPNKKPKQAKELRKQVGVVFQYPEHQLFEETVEKDIAFGPRNFGVPDNEIKKRVEESAAAVGLDLSLLSRSPFELSGGQMRRVAIAGVLAIRPRVLVLDEPTAGLDPRGQREIMDMFQRLHKEQQLTTILVTHSMEDALRYADHMLVLDKGEKYMEGPPVEVFRKRQALQQVQLDVPEVFQFLQKASERFGETVVYEGEDIDRLAKQLADLAGDPT, encoded by the coding sequence ATGGACATTACATTTGAACAAGTAGATTACACATATCAGGCCAACTCCCCGTTTGAGCATAAGGCACTGAAAAATTTATCCTTCCATCTGCCTGCCGGAAGCTTCACTGCCATCGTCGGACACACTGGCAGCGGCAAATCCACCCTTCTGCAGCACTTGAACGGACTCGTCAGACCTACCAGCGGAAGCGTGCGGATCGGGGAGCATACGCTGGAGCCGAATAAGAAGCCCAAGCAGGCCAAGGAGCTCCGTAAGCAAGTGGGGGTCGTATTCCAATATCCGGAGCATCAGCTATTTGAGGAGACAGTCGAGAAGGATATCGCCTTTGGGCCTCGCAACTTCGGAGTACCGGACAACGAGATCAAGAAGCGGGTGGAAGAAAGTGCAGCAGCAGTAGGGCTGGATTTATCCTTGCTAAGCAGATCCCCCTTCGAGCTGAGCGGCGGTCAGATGCGCCGTGTGGCGATTGCTGGTGTGCTTGCCATCCGGCCGCGTGTGCTCGTTTTGGATGAGCCTACAGCAGGTCTGGACCCGCGCGGACAGCGGGAAATCATGGACATGTTCCAGCGGCTTCATAAGGAACAGCAGCTGACGACGATATTGGTGACGCACAGCATGGAGGATGCATTGAGATATGCAGATCATATGCTTGTACTCGATAAAGGGGAAAAGTATATGGAAGGACCTCCTGTTGAAGTATTCCGGAAGCGGCAGGCCCTTCAGCAAGTGCAGCTTGATGTGCCGGAGGTATTTCAATTCCTTCAGAAAGCGTCCGAACGCTTCGGTGAAACGGTTGTTTATGAAGGGGAGGATATCGACAGGCTCGCGAAGCAGCTGGCGGATTTGGCAGGTGATCCTACATGA
- a CDS encoding energy-coupling factor ABC transporter ATP-binding protein codes for MYAIEFKNVSFRYEEDQPYVLRNISFQVEAGEWLAIIGHNGSGKSTIAKLMNGLLFPTEGEILINGIPLKEENIWEIRRQVGMVFQNPDNQFVGTTVRDDVAFGLENRGVPRSEMMDRITSSLEQVRMQDYLLHEPYRLSGGQKQRVAIAGVLAISPSVIILDEATAMLDPLGRKEILDTVHRVQAEQQLGLITITHDLNEVMQAHRVLVMNEGEIWTATVPRELVKRQTELQQIGLDVPFVTQLAHALERQGITLSEQPIDHEELLDALWTLHLNK; via the coding sequence ATGTACGCGATTGAATTCAAGAATGTTTCTTTCCGCTATGAGGAGGACCAGCCTTATGTACTTCGCAATATCAGTTTCCAGGTGGAAGCGGGGGAATGGCTGGCGATCATCGGACATAATGGTTCAGGTAAATCGACGATTGCCAAGCTGATGAATGGGCTGCTATTTCCGACCGAGGGGGAAATCCTCATCAACGGAATACCGCTGAAAGAAGAGAATATTTGGGAGATAAGGCGCCAGGTGGGTATGGTGTTCCAGAACCCGGATAATCAATTCGTCGGTACGACAGTGCGGGATGATGTGGCTTTTGGTTTGGAGAATCGCGGCGTGCCTCGTTCCGAGATGATGGATCGAATCACTTCTTCCCTGGAGCAAGTGCGGATGCAGGATTACTTGCTGCATGAACCCTATCGTTTATCGGGCGGACAAAAGCAGCGGGTGGCGATTGCTGGTGTATTGGCTATCTCGCCAAGCGTCATCATCCTGGACGAAGCTACCGCGATGCTTGATCCTCTCGGGAGGAAGGAGATACTGGATACCGTTCATCGTGTGCAAGCGGAACAGCAGCTTGGCTTGATCACGATCACCCATGACTTGAATGAAGTGATGCAGGCGCATCGTGTGCTGGTGATGAACGAAGGGGAAATATGGACGGCTACTGTACCAAGGGAATTAGTGAAAAGGCAGACGGAATTGCAGCAGATTGGCTTGGATGTGCCGTTTGTCACCCAGCTTGCCCATGCTTTGGAAAGACAGGGCATCACCCTGTCTGAGCAGCCGATTGATCACGAGGAGTTGTTGGATGCATTATGGACATTACATTTGAACAAGTAG
- the rplQ gene encoding 50S ribosomal protein L17, producing the protein MARKLGRTTDARMALLRNLATDLIVHERLETTEAKAKELRSVVEKMITLGKRGDLHARRQAAAFLYGTKADENQDAVQKLFSDIAGRYEERQGGYTRVLKLGQRRGDGAAMAIIELV; encoded by the coding sequence ATGGCTAGAAAGTTAGGACGTACTACTGATGCTCGTATGGCGCTTTTGCGCAACCTTGCAACTGATCTTATCGTTCACGAGAGATTGGAAACAACGGAGGCGAAAGCGAAAGAGCTTCGTTCTGTAGTAGAAAAAATGATCACTCTTGGCAAACGTGGAGATCTTCACGCTCGTCGTCAAGCTGCAGCTTTCCTATACGGTACTAAAGCGGATGAGAACCAAGACGCAGTACAAAAACTATTCAGCGATATTGCCGGACGTTATGAAGAACGTCAAGGAGGTTACACACGCGTGTTGAAACTTGGACAGCGTCGTGGTGACGGTGCGGCTATGGCAATCATTGAACTAGTATAA